One part of the Humulus lupulus chromosome 9, drHumLupu1.1, whole genome shotgun sequence genome encodes these proteins:
- the LOC133801494 gene encoding CASP-like protein 2A1: protein MNMMREKETITTTGDETSRSPNPIFTRSRSGEDYDHQGQEATLNTSIGGMRTAETLLRLLPIAPCIAALVVMLHNSQTNDFGSVSYSHLGAFRYLVHVNGICAGYSLLSAVIAAMPRPPKMSQAWTFFFLDQVMTYMVLAAGAASTEVLYLAFKGNVAITWSSACSSFGRFCHKATASVAISFVVVACYVLLSLISSYKLFTNYQPPTAMLNPTKPSIQVATFNTET, encoded by the exons atgaACATGATGAGAGAAAAGGAGACTATTACTACTACTGGAGATGAAACAAGTAGGTCACCAAATCCAATATTCACTAGATCTCGATCAGGAGAAGATTATGATCATCAGGGTCAAGAAGCCACCCTAAATACTAGCATCGGAGGCATGCGCACCGCCGAGACCTTGCTCCGTCTGCTCCCAATTGCTCCATGCATTGCTGCCCTTGTCGTCATGCTTCACAACTCTCAGACCAATGATTTTGGCTCTGTCTCTTACTCCCACCTCGGAGCTTTCAG GTACTTGGTCCATGTGAACGGAATTTGTGCTGGCTATTCCCTGCTGTCGGCGGTGATCGCAGCAATGCCTCGACCACCGAAGATGTCTCAAGCGTGGACTTTCTTCTTCCTTGATCAAGTGATGACCTACATGGTGTTGGCGGCCGGAGCAGCCTCCACGGAGGTCCTGTACTTGGCCTTCAAGGGGAATGTGGCCATCACATGGAGCTCAGCTTGTTCCTCCTTCGGCCGATTCTGCCACAAAGCCACCGCTTCGGTGGCCATAAGTTTCGTGGTCGTTGCTTGCTATGTTCTGCTTTCGCTCATTTCCTCTTACAAGCTCTTCACCAACTACCAACCTCCTACCGCCATGCTTAATCCCACCAAGCCTTCTATTCAAGTCGCCACCTTCAACACCGAAACCTGA